A DNA window from Fusarium fujikuroi IMI 58289 draft genome, chromosome FFUJ_chr11 contains the following coding sequences:
- a CDS encoding YCF1-Vacuolar `full-size` ABC transporter responsible for vacuolar sequestration of glutathione-S-conjugates has protein sequence MSTFSIFTLFYSGLTFAYILEIFLSLAKLGAKKPEYRKVWYWANFICALAHIGIIAICLTIALLPDTEDAARCQTSYLLLISTGAASLASLAAIIFDHGETLHALYTLSGAFAWGALCLLVPDAGTPYQVPDGAGKHPLTQTPFLPSITLSWLDPLLKRATRFELLTEHLWPIDEKLGEPYALTEADASLQRWRFLLPKGLARILLLECTGPLVRSGLLEIVGIVTVSLQPFLLGALLEQRRYTFVIALFITGMVGGAARAHARYQLRMAGMGLRAALTALICDRNLEISSAASVTNTPDPVILMEVDLPQVFALVEAFHTTYLAPLQCIIGFIALAYILTWQSMLAGFGLMAIGVPLFMLLMSLISQRLSSVMEAKDARVSTVNEMLAQVRQIKLQEWQSFFSARIDGIRAYELMEVGRVAILNGALVALSTIIPTGLVAVTLVTYAAMGGQLTSQVMFPALAFFFNINSGLQATSQLAMIYQAGVISLERIKDHLMPLDEPMPRKHLDALPEGPSVIVEEGTISTWQSGKGQRLLLRDINFEAVQKGLTVISGPLGSGKSTFLRSLIGDVRQLDSNIKISGTIAYCPQVPVLIHGTVRDNILFGLPYDPSFYQCVIDATALSIDLPRLAHGDQTRLDGTGAALSGGQKSRVALARAVYSRRDIVILDNPLAALDAKVRAEVIDQVLGHKGILQDQIRIVTSSCQPLVEAADRVYTIADLRLLQGAEFIEDPSLTSSIAEDLSRTEELLIRDESLVVPPTSQVGCGTFDVKSIATVHVTDTTEEAPLLGRHPTEVLASGQPNVEGVPLRVYISYLGMANRGGWYVVIVLAIMAKLADVAALFVLRLATEGAEGFHFLGVFTALSSVGSILSFVFVMAAYFLCLIPASRRLHDRLTKAVLESQFRFFDDNSPGQILSRFTNDINKVDSQLNAGLIRFVIAVVMALAPIAVIIATVPLSIVYLIPLGFLYKYVQAFYLGANRQLRRLENASREAIISVTEEMATGASIIRCFNQEQLFKQRARDAIDGYNITSGPFQALKVWLDLRLQLLASLVTLFSATLILSLNIPSGTLGLVMNFVLQITNLFNSLVEVRAGLEADITSYERIQMYKENHSEEDVDVSLDPPSNWPSEGSVVFESYTASYRPEGKPCLKSLSLSIPGGDHVAVVGRTGAGKSSIVLALLRAIEKDCTHGKICIDGLDLSSLSPGAIRRRIALVPQEPVVISGTLRENLDPLGDIEESDLRRALASCQVIEILGILQDEDPLEHRISRSNLSAGQTQVLALARAVAAKCKIIILDEATAALDAKVATAVRKVLKSKFGGCTMIAITHDMDSAKAYDHVLVIDHGQVAEYDTPQALIQNGRLSFVS, from the exons ATGAGTACCTTTTCAATCTTTAC GCTCTTTTATTCCGGGCTTACATTTGCCTACATCCTTGAAATATTCCTTAGTTTGGCAAAGCTTGGTGCGAAAAAGCCGGAATACAGGAAAGTTTGGTACTGGGCCAATTTTATCTGTGCT CTTGCCCATATCGGTATCATAGCCATCTGCTTGACTATTGCTCTACTCCCAGATACGGAAGATGCAGCTCGTTGTCAAACGTCTTATCTCCTGCTCATTAGTACTGGCGCTGCCTCATTGGCCTCCCTGGCAGCCATAATCTTTGACCATGGAGAGACATTGCATGCGCTTTACACGCTCTCTGGAGCTTTTGCGTGGGGGGCACTGTGTCTTCTAGTGCCCGATGCCG GCACTCCTTATCAGGTCCCTGACGGCGCCGGCAAGCATCCCTTGACCCAAACGCCATTCTTACCAAGTATCACCCTCTCTTGGCTCGACCCTTTACTGAAAAGGGCGACCCGCTTCGAACTATTGACGGAGCATCTATGGCCGATTGACGAGAAGCTTGGCGAACCTTATGCCTTGACAGAGGCCGACGCGTCTCTTCAAAGATGGCGTTTTCTTCTCCCAAAGGGATTAGCTAGGATACTGCTCCTAGAATGCACTGGGCCATTGGTTAGGAGTGGACTGCTAGAGATTGTCGGCATCGTGACGGTCTCTCTTCAGCCCTTTCTGCTAGGTGCGCTTCTCGAGCAGCGCCGCTACACTTTTGTAATTGCCTTGTTCATTACTGGTATGGTTGGTGGCGCAGCAAGGGCACATGCGCGTTATCAGCTGCGCATGGCTGGTATGGGTTTGCGAGCAGCCTTGACGGCTTTGATTTGTGATAGAAATCTCGAGATTTCGAGCGCAGCCAGTGTCACTAATACGCCGGACCCCGTCATTCTTATGGAAGTCGACCTGCCGCAGGTTTTTGCTCTCGTGGAGGCATTTcatactacctacctagcaCCTCTGCAGTGCATCATCGGCTTCATCGCGCTAGCATATATTCTCACTTGGCAAAGTATGCTTGCAGGTTTTGGTCTTATG GCTATCGGCGTACCTCTCTTCATGCTGCTTATGTCTCTTATTTCGCAACGCCTCTCCAGCGTCATGGAGGCCAAAGACGCGAGAGTCTCCACAGTCAACGAGATGCTGGCGCAGGTCCGACAAATTAAGCTCCAAGAATGGCAGTCGTTCTTCAGTGCAAGGATTGATGGGATTCGGGCATATGAACTGATGGAGGTCGGCCGAGTAGCGATTCTCAATGGCGCTTTGGTAGCCCTATCTACCATCATACCCACAGGTCTAGTCGCCGTTACTCTGGTGACTTACGCTGCCATGGGCGGTCAGCTGACCAGCCAGGTTATGTTCCCAGCTCtagctttcttcttcaatatcAATAGTGGCTTGCAGGCTACTAGCCAGCTCGCTATGATATATCAAGCAGGAGTGATCTCCTTGGAAAGGATCAAGGATCACTTGATGCCTCTGGACGAGCCTATGCCCAGAAAACACTTAGATGCTCTTCCGGAGGGGCCAAGTGTTATTGTGGAAGAAGGGACTATTTCTACCTGGCAGTCAGGGAAGGGACAAAGGTTGCTCCTCCGAGACATCAACTTTGAAGCTGTACAGAAAGGCCTGACCGTGATTTCCGGTCCTCTTGGCTCGGGTAAATCGACCTTCCTCCGTTCGCTTATAGGAGATGTCCGACAACtcgacagcaacatcaagataAGTGGTACTATTGCATATTGTCCTCAGGTTCCGGTCCTCATCCACGGCACAGTACGGGATAATATTCTCTTTGGCCTACCTTATGACCCCTCCTTTTATCAATGTGTTATTGATGCAACAGCTCTAAGCATTGACTTACCCCGTCTGGCCCATGGTGACCAGACAAGGCTTGATGGTACTGGTGCAGCCCTCTCCGGAGGCCAAAAAAGCCGAGTGGCTCTTGCAAGAGCTGTCTACTCCCGACGCgatatcgtcatcctcgataATCCTTTGGCTGCTCTAGATGCCAAGGTTCGAGCAGAAGTTATTGACCAGGTCTTGGGCCACAAAGGAATCCTGCAAGATCAGATTCGCATCGTCACTAGCTCGTGTCAGCCACTGGTTGAGGCAGCTGACAGGGTGTACACTATTGCCGATCTTCGACTCTTGCAAGGCGCTGAATTCATTGAGGATCCATCTCTTACAAGCTCCATCGCGGAAGACCTTTCAAGGACTGAGGAGCTATTGATTAGAGATGAGTCACTTGTTGTGCCACCTACCAGTCAAGTTGGCTGTGGAACTTTCGACGTCAAGTCTATCGCGACCGTACATGTTACAGATACCACAGAGGAGGCACCACTTTTGGGGCGCCATCCTACAGAAGTCCTCGCCAGCGGACAGCCAAACGTCGAAGGGGTGCCGCTTCGGGTATACATCAGTTATCTGGGGATGGCAAACAGAGGAGGTTGGTATGTTGTAATTGTCCtcgccatcatggccaagctcGCGGATGTCGCTGCTCTCTTTGTTCTGAGGTTGGCGACCGAAGGCGCTGAGGGTTTCCATTTTCTGGGGGTTTTTACAGCACTGAGCTCAGTGGGATCCATTCTCTCATTTGTCTTTGTTATGGCTGCGTATTTTCTTTGTCTTATTCCTGCCTCTCGTCGCCTCCACGATCGTCTGACTAAAGCGGTGTTGGAGAGCCAATTTCGCTTTTTCGATGACAATTCACCCGGACAGATCCTCAGCCGCTTCACAAATGACATCAATAAAGTCGACTCTCAGCTTAATGCGGGCCTCATTCGGTTTGTGATCGCGGTCGTCATGGCTCTAGCACCCATCGCTGTTATCATCGCTACCGTCCCACTCAGTATTGTCTACTTGATTCCCCTCGGGTTCCTATACAAGTACGTCCAGGCGTTCTATCTCGGCGCCAATCGACAGCTTCGAAGACTCGAGAATGCCTCTCGTGAGGCGATCATCAGTGTCACAGAAGAAATGGCCACTGGTGCTTCCATCATCCGATGCTTCAATCAGGAGCAGCTTTTTAAGCAGCGCGCCAGAGATGCCATCGATGGTTACAATATCACCTCTGGGCCTTTTCAAGCCCTGAAAGTCTGGCTGGACTTGAGGCTTCAGCTGCTTGCAAG TCTCGTTACTCTATTTTCCGCGACACTCATTCTATCTCTGAATATTCCATCCGGTACTCTGGGTCTGGTCATGAACTTTGTGCTCCAGATTACCAACCTTTTCAATAGCCTTGTCGAGGTTCGGGCAGGCCTCGAGGCAGATATCACCTCGTACGAGCGTATCCAGATGTATAAGGAGAACCACTCTGAggaagatgtcgatgtcaGCCTCGATCCTCCTTCAAACTGGCCTTCGGAAGGGTCAGTCGTGTTCGAGTCCTACACTGCCTCTTACAGGCCCGAAGGAAAGCCTTGTCTTAAATCCCTCAGTCTATCTATTCCTGGGGGAGACCATGTCGCCGTCGTTGGTCGAACCGGTGCTGGTAAGTCGTCCATCGTCTTGGCCTTACTACGAGCGATTGAAAAGGATTGCACGCATGGAAAAATCTGCATAGACGGGTTAGATCTTTCGTCTCTTAGTCCGGGGGCGATCAGAAGACGTATCGCTCTCGTTCCTCAGGAACCGGTAGTTATTTCCGGGACGTTGAGAGAGAACCTTGATCCTCTGGGCGACATCGAGGAATCTGATCTACGGAGAGCACTGGCTTCCTGTCAGGTAATTGAGATACTCGGGATTCTCCAGGATGAGGACCCTCTCGAGCATAGAATATCAAGATCAAA CCTGTCAGCTGGACAAACACAGGTTCTTGCACTGGCTCGAGCCGTCGCAGCCAAGTGcaaaattattatcttagaCGAGG CGACGGCCGCTCTTGACGCGAAAGTAGCAACTGCTGTGCGGAAAGTGCTTAAGTCGAAGTTTGGAGGCTGCACTATGATCGCCATCACTCACGATATGGATTCTGCT AAAGCATATGATCACGTCCTTGTTATTGACCACGGGCAGGTGGCCGAATATGATACTCCCCAGGCATTGATACAGAATGGGAGGCTGAGCTTTGTATCTTAA
- a CDS encoding PRC1-Carboxypeptidase y, serine-type protease, whose amino-acid sequence MIASHITKCTLFAAIITLVGGQAVLFPSQSEFAASETPGLPSFSVRANNVTAAVCNSSTPGVSGFIDTPEDDSHVFFWLFESKNDFSKDPIIFFMSGGPGASSTGFGNLMELGPCRVTTDGSETVDNPYGWNTNATVLFVDQPIPVGFSYGKTMPKGLAEASNAMDRFLRQFFLAFPALVDQDFYIAGESYGGSWVPALAANIVERQTRSDSQEGAAVRYPGMQRTLATARPRDINIKGIMIGNGLVKLPIQNPATLEAACSGPDSILNSSQCLEWAPRSLWCEQNLVVCDSRGWLSDDCKHAQSLCNEMSDLVTGEMGRNPFDWRRDCHGDALSCYPELAAVVKYLDRGDVKKGLGVPADKNFTGVSQDLYDQWEAIGDLWKPSDHYVNYLLDKNYRVLIYVGDKDWYCHAAGMRQLVNHGLVWNGQPLFRFRELTPWYSGVKVAGRGKAFQALTYAEVYGAGHLVPYDRPAASLALINAWVSQTLPW is encoded by the exons ATGATAGCATCACATATCACCAAATGCACACTCTTCGCAGCCATAATAACCCTTGTGGGTGGGCAGGCTGTGTTGTTTCCCAGCCAGAGTGAGTTCGCAGCCTCAGAAACACCTGGACTGCCCTCGTTCTCAGTTCGAGCCAACAACGTAACGGCCGCCGTATGCAACAGCTCCACGCCGGGCGTGTCTGGCTTTATCGATACTCCGGAAGATGACTCCCATGTCTTCTTTTGGCTTTTCGAGAGTAAAAACGATTTCTCCAAGGatcccatcatcttctttaTGAGCGG AGGCCCTGGGGCTTCGTCAACTGGATTCGGAAACTTGATGGAGTTAGGTCCCTGCCGTGTGACGACTGATGGAAGCGAGACTGTTGATAACCCCTACGGTTGGAACACTAACGCGACCGTGCTATTTGTTGA CCAGCCAATCCCTGTCGGCTTCTCGTATGGTAAAACAATGCCCAAAGGGCTTGCTGAAGCGAGCAATGCTATGGATCGCTTCCTGCGACAGTTCTTTTTGGCCTTTCCTGCCCTGGTTGACCAAGACTTCTATATCGCGGGTGAGTCCTACGGTGGCTCCTGGGTTCCGGCTCTCGCTGCAAACATCGTCGAGAGACAGACCCGATCCGATTCCCAAGAGGGAGCTGCCGTCCGCTATCCGGGCATGCAGAGGACTTTGGCTACGGCTCGACCGAGGgatatcaacatcaaaggcATCATGATTGGAAACGGCCTGGTCAAATTGCCTATTCAGAACCCTGCTACTCTGGAAGCCGCATGCAGTGGCCCGGATTCCATCCTCAACTCATCGCAATGCTTGGAATGGGCGCCGCGATCTCTGTGGTGTGAGCAGAATCTTGTCGTCTGCGATTCGCGAGGCTGGCTATCTGATGATTGCAAGCACGCCCAGAGTCTGTGTAACGAGATGAGTGATTTAGTCACCGGCGAGATGGGCCGCAACCCTTTTGATTGGAGACGTGACTGTCACGGAGATGCTTTGAGCTGCTATCCGGAACTCGCAGCAGTAGTGAAATACCTCGATCGAGGGGATGTTAAAAAAGGACTTGGCGTACCTGCTGATAAAAACTTCACGGGCGTGTCCCAAGATTTATATGACCAGTGGGAGGCGATTGGGGATCTCTGGAAGCCGAGCGACCATTACGTCAACTACCTTCTTGACAAG AACTACCGTGTTCTCATCTATGTTGGCGACAAGGACTGGTACTGCCACGCCGCCGGCATGCGGCAGCTTGTCAACCACGGTCTGGTGTGGAACGGGCAGCCCCTCTTCAGATTTCGTGAGCTGACGCCTTGGTACTCTGGCGTGAAAGTGGCCGGTCGGGGAAAAGCGTTCCAGGCGCTAACGTATGCCGAGGTTTATGGTGCTGGGCACCTCGTGCCTTATGACAGGCCTGCAGCTTCATTAGCCCTTATTAACGCGTGGGTGTCACAGACTTTACCATGGTAG
- a CDS encoding related to 1-aminocyclopropane-1-carboxylate synthase, whose product MMLDFGPSHRALASFNQGLAWDLMEKVRQIPHYDPVAEPAGIIDLSGALNALMDDWMEEYYISLPPLHVKSIFNYGPLYGSDQLRSAAVGFFNRFFKPSSPVLPSHVLAGTGVTSLIDLIAWTICDEGDGVLYLTPNFYMLETDLTIRASVTAIPVSTSGLQYPDGESDIEQLVCAFEDAATDAEAKGIKCRVLFLCNPQNPTGRCYSPKTLYALAKWCARRGMHLVADEIYALSTFDHDENSEMQNFCSVLSIPSDGVLKDNVHCLYGMSKDFNMGGMRMGFLVTRNAEILNAATRATWFTWVTAFSDSFIARFLGHLELVESYRVLYQRRLGEQYATTVTALKSNGIPYQRAKAGLFVFVNLSKWLVYFKTDETPESGHATPELRLCSWLIDHGVFLNPGQFAGSEGPGHFRLVFTEVPDATVLAIIRMRKALQALEGNNPTGDRHV is encoded by the exons ATGATGCTCGATTTTGGGCCCTCGCACAGGGCGCTGGCCAGCTTCAATCAAGGCCTCGCATGGGACTTGATGGAAAAGGTTAGGCAAATTCCCCACTACGACCCCGTGGCCGAGCCTGCCGGTATCATCGACCTATCCGGGGCCCTCAATGCCTTGATGGATGACTGGATGGAAGAGTACTACATTTCGCTCCCACCATTGCATGTCAAGTCTATATTTAACTATGGCCCTCTCTATGGCTCTGATCAACTTCGTTCCGCCGCTGTCGGTTTTTTTAATCGTTTCTTCAAACCCTCGTCCCCTGTGCTGCCATCTCATGTGCTTGCGGGCACTGGCGTCACCTCTCTTATCGACCTCATTGCCTGGACGATATGTGACGAGGGGGATGGTGTACTCTATCTTACGCCCAACTTTTACATGCTCGAGACAGACTTGACAATTCGTGCCTCCGTCACTGCCATTCCCGTCTCAACCTCTGGTCTACAGTATCCTGATGGTGAGAGCGATATTGAGCAGCTCGTGTGTGCCTTTGAAGATGCGGCTACAGATGCCGAGGCTAAGGGCATCAAATGTCGCGTCCTCTTCCTGTGCAACCCTCAGAATCCCACTGGAAGATGCTACTCTCCCAAGACACTCTACGCCCTCGCCAAGTGGTGCGCTCGCAGAGGTATGCACCTTGTGGCCGACGAGATATACGCCCTCTCCACCTTTGACCATGATGAAAACTCAGAGATGCAGAACTTCTGCTCGGTACTGAGTATTCCCTCGGATGGTGTTCTAAAGGATAACGTCCACTGTTTGTACGGAATGAGCAAAGACTTCAATATGGGCGGCATGCGGATGGGATTCCTCGTTACCCGGAACGCGGAGATCCTCAACGCAGCTACGAGAGCAAC GTGGTTTACGTGGGTCACAGCCTTTTCAGACTCCTTCATAGCCCGGTTCCTAGGGCACCTAGAGCTGGTCGAAAGCTACAGGGTACTCTACCAGCGCCGCCTGGGTGAGCAATATGCAACTACTGTAACCGCTCTCAAAAGCAACGGAATACCGTACCAGAGAGCCAAAGCCGGGTTATTCGTTTTTGTCAATCTAAGCAAGTGGCtagtatattttaagacCGACGAAACTCCAGAGTCTGGCCATGCTACGCCTGAGCTGCGACTCTGCAGCTGGTTGATCGATCATGGCGTCTTTCTTAATCCTGGACAG TTTGCGGGCTCGGAAGGCCCAGGCCACTTTCGCCTCGTCTTCACAGAAGTTCCGGATGCGACGGTGCTGGCCATTATTCGTATGCGAAAAGCGTTACAGGCGCTCGAGGGGAATAATCCCACAGGAGACCGTCATGTTTGA
- a CDS encoding related to PRC1-carboxypeptidase y, serine-type protease, whose translation MLSLCGLALLQVIAGVRGNPFQWALAALQEEKPTFSVTPQSSDICDAGSRQWTGTVSVTEEKSMFFCTGPGATGELGLFKDIGPCSVNKDGNSTSRNKYSWTDHANVLFIDQPIGVGFSKAKSRYNMAKNIHEAAQELEKFLSVFVSEVFPELASKPWHFAGESFGGHYVTYYLHHLFNEKLHESPLLNVSSAIIVDGYIDGTRQSAGYYDFFCQNWREDGSEPLMSTRECEEMASHVPECERLGELCRKTLDVEVCHLAATRCEWTVGKHFLDNVKPGGWNPYDSRKKCVEPPICSDLDGGATLQFLNRPWVQERLGFSDVAFELIDFDLNRQWDTEGTIYLPTTKQLTWLLDETDIHVLFINGNNDIIINTPGQMRLLDEQPWSRQAWYRAQRYSNWYVEDGELSSSPNSKKARQGGTWKGDERLALFTVDEAGHTCPFDQSEAVGAVVRNWIRLDSVQGQPRSTDSKGYKELQAYKV comes from the exons ATGCTCTCACTCTGCGGTCTTGCCCTCCTCCAGGTCATCGCAGGCGTTCGAGGCAACCCTTTTCAGTGGGCTTTGGCGGCTCTTCAGGAGGAGAAGCCAACCTTCAGTGTCACCCCGCAGTCCTCGGATATTTGTGACGCGGGGTCGCGGCAATGGACAGGAACGGTCAGCGTGACGGAGGAAAAGTCCATGTTTTTCTGTAC CGGCCCCGGAGCAACTGGCGAGCTTGGCTTATTCAAAGATATTGGGCCATGTTCTGTCAACAAAGATGGCAACTCTACTTCGCGCAACAAATATTCATGGACAGACCACGCTAATGTCCTATTCATTGA TCAGCCTATTGGCGTCGGGTTCTCAAAAGCTAAGAGTCGCTATAACATGGCCAAGAATATCCACGAGGCAGCCCAGGAACTCGAAAAGTTTCTATCTGTCTTCGTAAGCGAAGTGTTCCCTGAGCTTGCCTCCAAGCCATGGCATTTCGCTGGGGAGTCCTTCGGTGGCCACTACGTCACCTATtacctccatcatctcttcaATGAGAAGCTCCACGAATCTCCTCTCCTGAACGTCTCTTCGGCCATCATAGTTGATGGCTATATCGATGGAACTAGACAAAGTGCTGGCTACTACGATTTCTTCTGCCAGAACTGGCGCGAGGATGGGAGTGAACCTCTTATGAGCACCAGAGAGTGTGAGGAGATGGCTTCACATGTACCTGAATGTGAGCGCCTGGGAGAGCTTTGCCGCAAGACCCTCGACGTAGAAGTCTGCCACTTAGCAGCCACTCGCTGCGAATGGACGGTGGGTAAACACTTTCTCGATAATGTCAAGCCCGGAGGATGGAACCCGTACGACA GCAGAAAGAAATGCGTTGAACCACCTATTTGTTCTGACTTGGACGGCGGAGCAACACTTCAGTTCCTCAACAGGCCATGGGTTCAAGAACGGCTAGGATTCTCTGATGTTGCATTTGAGCTCATTGACTTTGATTTGAACAGACAGTGGGACACCGAAGGCACTATTTACCTTCCTACCACGAAACAACTAACGTGGTTACTCGACGAGACTGACATCCATGTGCTATTCATTAACGGTAACAATGATATTATCAT TAACACGCCGGGCCAGATGCGGCTCCTCGATGAACAACCTTGGAGTCGACAGGCTTGGTATCGGGCTCAGCGCTACAGCAACTGGTATGTCGAAGATGGAGAGCTCTCTTCCAGCCCCAATAGCAAGAAAGCCAGGCAGGGTGGAACTTGGAAAGGCGACGAACGTCTCGCTCTTTTCACTGTAGATGAAGCTGGACATACTTGTCCCTTTGACCAGTCCGAGGCCGTAGGCGCAGTGGTTAGAAATTGGATCAGACTAGATTCTGTTCAAGGGCAACCGCGCAGTACTGATAGTAAGGGTTATAAAGAGCTTCAGGCCTATAAAGTAtga
- a CDS encoding MCH2-like monocarboxylate permease family protein: MSAQKDNSGPDWPSSSTSSDNEKGNDTDISQPESESTPTSPAVEFDNPKGWIAVAAAACSLFVYLGVIYSWGIMQVRLVEVTGTNLTTLTFVGSLATSFMISLSILSGIAVRKLGYQKTALAGGVLMGLGEFLASWTTKHVGALFVFHGVIFGIGGGLSIFACSTAPLRWFKRHRGLAMGIVFGGGSLGAAVMSIATNLLVKQVDVAWTFRILGFMLWGVCIPASYFIQQPEGSMSAGLKLQWHRFREPRFLLIIAGTALSCFPLFIPPYFIPIFTRSMGYSNQIAIIILAAWNLASTVGRVLGGYTADHLLGPLNSLIVCLLFIGLSSLVVWPLASSVGIFSIFLVFNGIGCGAFFSLVPPMLGSTMGPENTLGILPIVWTTWFCGFFFGTPIASGIYSLAGDNNDSLSVFRPAAYYAGAHQLDRLDIAKLTAFLVANSTGTGVLICPGGGYSHVSIVKEGYKPAAYLNELGIDAWVLDYTTTLNATAPIYPKPENEVFAALKKIRHENPKIDKLGIWGFSAGGHLASTTLTNPNAGLDFGILAYPVITLEGNYTHAGSRDNLVGPNATAEELHDLSAQNLVSDTTPPTFLFHTFDDQAVPVQNTLMFAEAMAAHKRKAQVLILPDGPHGLGLALDDPPRLAKRSSTTQRPIVAVK, encoded by the exons ATGTCAGCTCAGAAAGATAACTCAGGTCCAGACTggccatcctcatcgaccTCGTCGGACAACGAAAAGGGCAATGATACCGATATCTCACAACCCGAGAGCGAATCCACTCCAACATCGCCGGCGGTCGAGTTCGATAACCCTAAAGGATGGATAGCTGTGGCAGCCGCAGCATGTTCTCTTTTTGTTTACCTCGGGGTGATCTACTCATGGGGCATTATGCAAGTCAGACTTGTCGAAGTAACTGGAACAAACCTAACAACCTTGACCTTCGTCGGATCGCTTGCAACATCCTTCATGATATCACTGAGTATCCTCTCTGGTATTGCCGTTCGAAAGCTTGGCTACCAGAAGACTGCTCTAGCTGGTGGCGTCTTGATGGGCCTGGGTGAATTTCTAGCCAGTTGGACGACAAAGCATGTTGGGGCTCTTTTTGTCTTCCACGGTGTGATCTTTGGCATTGGAGGAGGACTATCTATCTTT GCATGCTCGACTGCTCCCCTGAGGTGGTTCAAGAGACACCGTGGCCTGGCTATGGGTATCGTGTTTGGAGGAGGTAGCCTTGGTGCAGCTGTCATGAGCATTGCGACGAACCTTCTCGTGAAACAAGTCGATGTCGCTTGGACATTTCGCATTCTAGGCTTCATGCTCTGGGGTGTCTGTATTCCAGCTTCATACTTCATTCAACAGCCCGAGGGATCCATGAGTGCCGGCTTGAAGCTTCAGTG GCATCGCTTCCGGGAACCTCGGTTTCTCCTTATTATCGCCGGGACAGCTTTGTCATGTTTTCCCTTATTTATTCCTCCATACTTCATTCCCATCTTCACCCGATCCATGGGCTACTCCAATCAGATTGCGATTATCATACTGGCGGCTTGGAACTTGGCTTCCACTGTTGGTCGGGTCCTCGGGGGCTATACCGCAGACCACTTACTTGGCCCTTTGAACAGCTTGATTGTCTGTCTTCTGTTTATTGGTCTCAGCTCACTCGTCGTGTGGCCATTAGCATCTTCGGTTGGGATCTTCTCTATctttctcgtcttcaacGGCATTGGCTGTGGAGCGTTCTTTAGTCTGGTTCCTCCCATGCTCGGCTCTACAATGGGACCAGAGAATACTCTTGGCATTTTGCCTATTGTTTGGACTACTTGGTTCTGCGGATTCTTCTTC GGCACACCTATTGCTTCGGGAATCTACTCGCTTGCCGGGGATAACAATGACAGTCTTTCGGTGTTCAGGCCTGCTGCTTATTATGCTGGTG CTCACCAACTCGATAGACTCGATATCGCAAAGCTCACAGCTTTCCTGGTGGCAAATTCCACGGGCACCGGCGTTCTTATTTGCCCTGGTGGCGGCTATAGCCATGTCTCTATTGTCAAGGAAGGCTACAAGCCGGCGGCATACCTCAATGAACTTGGTATCGATGCGTGGGTTCTCGATTATACCACGACTCTTAATGCCACTGCACCCATCTATCCCAAACCCGAGAATGAGGTctttgctgctctcaagaagATACGCCACGAAAACCCCAAGATAGACAAGCTTGGTATTTGGGGCTTCTCAGCAGGCGGTCACCTTGCATCCACAACCCTCACCAACCCCAACGCTGGCCTGGATTTCGGCATTCTCGCGTATCCTGTTATTACCTTAGAAGGCAACTATACGCATGCCGGCTCTCGCGACAATCTCGTCGGGCCTAACGCGACAGCCGAGGAATTGCACGATTTATCAGCGCAGAACTTGGTCTCTGACACAACGCCTCCGACGTTTTTGTTCCATACCTTCGACGACCAAGCGGTTCCGGTGCAAAACACTCTCATGTTTGCTGAAGCCATGGCAGCTCATAAGAGAAAGGCTCAGGTTTTGATTCTACCAGATGGTCCCCACGGTCTCGGGTTGGCTCTTGATGACCCT CCGAGATTAGCGAAGCGCAGTAGTACTACACAGAGGCCCATAGTTGCAGTAAAGTGA